The following are encoded in a window of Halosolutus halophilus genomic DNA:
- a CDS encoding alpha/beta hydrolase translates to MTPTAADEPHPEAQAVLDALEAMDVPSLADLTPERARETMAAMFDRDSDIAVARVEDRRIDGPAGEIPIRIYDPDPGSDSDRADDESRPTICYFHGGGWVVGSIDADDATCRKLATETGYPVVSVGYRLAPEHPFPAGLEDCYAALEWAADSVDDLGGDRDRIVLAGESAGGTLATATCLLTNRRDGPPVAYQVLFYPATGDATGTDSYEAYGDGYLLSTEESEWFRTHYFEREIDEANVFAAPRLASDRLLSDLPPATIVTAGFDPLRDDGAAYADRLAEAGVSVSDRNYPDMIHGFAGMLEPPVELEVAHEAHADLAADLHEAFE, encoded by the coding sequence ATGACGCCCACCGCTGCGGACGAGCCACATCCCGAGGCACAGGCCGTCCTCGATGCGCTCGAGGCGATGGACGTTCCGTCGCTCGCAGATCTCACGCCCGAGCGGGCGCGCGAGACGATGGCGGCGATGTTCGATCGAGACTCCGACATCGCGGTCGCGCGCGTCGAGGACCGCCGGATCGACGGGCCGGCCGGCGAGATACCGATCCGAATCTACGATCCCGATCCGGGTTCCGATTCCGATCGGGCTGACGACGAGTCCCGACCCACGATCTGTTATTTCCACGGCGGCGGCTGGGTCGTCGGGAGCATCGACGCCGACGACGCGACGTGTCGCAAACTGGCGACCGAGACCGGCTACCCGGTCGTCAGCGTGGGCTATCGCCTCGCCCCCGAACACCCGTTCCCGGCCGGGCTCGAGGACTGTTACGCCGCGCTCGAATGGGCCGCCGACAGCGTCGACGACCTCGGTGGCGATCGGGACCGGATCGTCCTCGCGGGCGAGAGCGCGGGCGGGACCCTCGCCACGGCGACGTGCCTGCTGACGAACCGTCGCGACGGACCGCCGGTCGCCTACCAGGTGCTCTTCTACCCCGCGACGGGGGACGCGACCGGAACCGACTCGTACGAGGCCTACGGCGACGGCTACCTGCTCTCGACCGAGGAGAGCGAGTGGTTCCGGACCCACTACTTCGAGCGCGAGATCGACGAGGCCAACGTCTTCGCCGCCCCGCGACTCGCGAGCGATCGCCTGCTCTCGGACCTCCCGCCGGCGACGATCGTCACGGCGGGGTTCGATCCGTTGCGGGACGACGGGGCGGCATACGCCGATCGGCTCGCGGAGGCGGGCGTTTCCGTCTCCGACCGGAACTATCCCGACATGATCCACGGCTTCGCGGGGATGCTCGAGCCACCGGTGGAACTCGAGGTGGCCCACGAGGCTCACGCCGACCTGGCGGCAGACCTGCACGAGGCGTTCGAGTGA
- a CDS encoding aspartate aminotransferase family protein, which produces MTVGPPIDELHYDDAPDVGTVPGPNSRNLLEKQREIDSNAVAYPEDIPVAFEEGSGATVRDADGNTYIDMFAGIGVLNVGHANPYVLEAVHEQADKLVHTVDFPTEARLELIEKLDEIAPDGLQGNTRVVFGGPTGSDAIEASIKLAKYNTGGDGLVAFRGAYHGATTGAMSITSNTKFKGHYTPLLSDVVHAPYPYPVNQGKEPQEAVDHALEEVQAIVEDPYGGLANPAGIFVEPIQGEGGVVTPPEGFLQGLRDIADDNEIPLVFDEIQSGLGRTGEWWACDWAGVTPDAMTSAKALGGVGFPLSATIYHEDLDTWGSGDHAGTYRGHVVGMRAGTRAIEYIQAHDLLAHARDLGETIRGRLREAAAETDRLVEVRGQGLFIGAEFVDADGSPDGDLVDAIQQYCFERGVLVWTAGRHGSVLRLLPPLVLTHELAETALDVVVEAIEHVTEQAARTA; this is translated from the coding sequence ATGACGGTAGGCCCACCGATCGACGAACTTCACTACGACGACGCGCCGGACGTCGGCACCGTTCCAGGACCGAACTCCCGGAATCTGCTCGAAAAACAGCGGGAAATCGACAGCAATGCCGTCGCCTATCCGGAGGACATCCCCGTCGCGTTCGAGGAGGGAAGCGGCGCGACGGTCCGCGACGCCGACGGCAACACGTACATCGACATGTTCGCCGGCATCGGCGTCCTCAACGTCGGCCACGCGAACCCGTACGTGCTCGAAGCCGTCCACGAGCAGGCGGACAAACTGGTCCACACGGTCGACTTCCCGACCGAGGCACGACTCGAACTGATCGAAAAACTCGACGAGATCGCGCCCGACGGACTGCAAGGGAACACCCGGGTCGTCTTCGGCGGTCCCACGGGCAGCGATGCGATCGAGGCCTCGATCAAACTCGCCAAGTACAACACCGGCGGCGACGGTCTGGTCGCGTTCCGCGGTGCGTACCACGGTGCGACGACCGGCGCGATGAGCATCACCTCGAACACCAAGTTCAAAGGCCACTACACGCCGCTGCTGTCGGACGTCGTTCACGCGCCGTACCCGTACCCGGTCAATCAGGGGAAAGAACCCCAGGAAGCGGTCGATCACGCGCTCGAGGAGGTCCAGGCGATCGTCGAAGATCCGTACGGCGGTCTCGCTAACCCGGCCGGGATCTTCGTCGAACCGATCCAGGGCGAGGGTGGCGTCGTGACGCCGCCGGAAGGGTTCCTGCAGGGGCTTCGCGACATCGCGGACGACAACGAGATCCCGCTCGTCTTCGACGAGATCCAGAGCGGACTGGGGCGCACCGGCGAGTGGTGGGCCTGCGACTGGGCGGGGGTCACGCCGGACGCGATGACCTCCGCGAAAGCGCTCGGCGGCGTCGGCTTCCCGCTGTCGGCGACGATCTATCACGAGGACCTCGACACGTGGGGGTCGGGCGATCACGCCGGCACCTACCGGGGTCACGTCGTCGGAATGCGGGCCGGCACACGGGCGATCGAGTACATTCAGGCCCACGACCTGCTGGCCCACGCCCGCGATCTGGGCGAGACGATCCGCGGCCGACTGCGCGAAGCCGCCGCGGAAACCGATCGACTCGTCGAAGTCCGGGGACAGGGGCTGTTCATCGGTGCCGAGTTCGTCGACGCCGACGGCTCCCCGGACGGCGACCTCGTCGACGCCATTCAGCAGTACTGTTTCGAACGCGGCGTCCTCGTCTGGACGGCCGGGCGACACGGCAGCGTCCTCCGGCTCCTGCCGCCGCTCGTCCTCACCCACGAACTCGCCGAGACGGCCCTCGACGTCGTCGTCGAGGCGATCGAACACGTGACCGAGCAGGCCGCACGGACCGCCTGA
- a CDS encoding Rid family detoxifying hydrolase: MTDATPIETDDAPSNDNPYSQGVRAGETLYVSGYGPVDPDTGEVVDGDIATQTDRVLDNIAAVVDDAGGDGLADLVKVTVYLTDLADYERVNEAYGERFDDAPPARVCVEVSRLPEDVRIELDATAYLG, from the coding sequence ATGACTGACGCGACTCCTATCGAAACCGACGACGCACCGAGCAACGACAACCCCTACTCACAGGGCGTCCGTGCCGGAGAGACGCTCTACGTCTCCGGGTACGGCCCCGTCGATCCCGACACGGGCGAGGTCGTCGACGGCGACATCGCCACCCAGACCGATCGCGTGCTCGACAACATCGCCGCCGTGGTCGACGATGCCGGCGGCGACGGCCTCGCCGACCTCGTCAAAGTGACCGTCTACCTGACCGACCTCGCGGACTACGAGCGGGTCAACGAGGCCTACGGCGAACGATTCGACGACGCTCCGCCGGCACGAGTCTGCGTGGAGGTCTCGCGACTCCCCGAGGACGTCCGCATCGAACTGGACGCGACCGCGTACCTCGGGTAG
- a CDS encoding amidohydrolase: protein MSYDVRNRLRDLRRAFHRHPEPGWREFRTTARVVEELERIGVDEIAVGRDALAIDERMAVPPESELEPWLERAREAGVRSDILERTAGGRTGVVAVLEQGAGPCIGLRVDLDAISMREADDSDHRPAAEGFRSEHDGYMHACGHDAHVAMALGTLEAVKESDFAGTLKVFFQPAEEISGGGKAMAESGYLDDVDYLLALHIGLGHPTGEVVAGIEKPLAMAHLTATFEGASAHAGKAPNEGANAMQAAATAIQNAYGIPRHSDGMTRVNVGCIEGGTASNVVAEEVTIEAEVRGETTALMEYMRTELERVLYAAAEMHDCDVTPRVISESPRVDSHPALRDLVGNVAWEVEGVERVVSTEDFGVSEDVTYLMERVQDDGGLATYVLIGTDHPTSHHTPTFDVDERSLDIGVALLSETAIELSRRRP from the coding sequence ATGTCCTACGACGTGCGAAACAGATTGCGCGATCTCCGGCGGGCGTTTCACCGCCATCCCGAACCCGGATGGCGCGAGTTCCGAACGACCGCACGCGTCGTCGAGGAACTCGAGCGGATCGGCGTCGACGAGATCGCCGTCGGGCGCGACGCGCTGGCGATCGACGAGCGCATGGCCGTGCCCCCGGAGTCCGAACTCGAGCCCTGGCTCGAGCGCGCCCGCGAGGCGGGGGTTCGATCGGATATCCTCGAGCGCACTGCCGGTGGGCGGACGGGGGTCGTCGCGGTGCTCGAGCAGGGAGCGGGGCCCTGTATCGGGTTGCGCGTCGACCTCGACGCGATCTCGATGCGGGAGGCCGACGATAGCGACCACCGGCCGGCCGCCGAAGGGTTCCGATCCGAACACGACGGCTACATGCACGCCTGCGGCCACGACGCCCACGTCGCGATGGCGCTGGGAACGCTCGAGGCGGTCAAAGAGAGCGACTTCGCGGGCACGCTGAAAGTCTTCTTCCAGCCGGCCGAGGAGATTTCCGGTGGGGGGAAGGCGATGGCCGAGAGCGGCTACCTCGACGACGTCGACTACCTCCTCGCGCTTCACATCGGCCTCGGCCACCCCACGGGCGAGGTCGTCGCCGGCATCGAGAAACCGCTCGCGATGGCCCACCTGACCGCGACGTTCGAGGGTGCCAGCGCCCACGCCGGGAAGGCACCGAACGAAGGAGCCAACGCCATGCAGGCGGCGGCGACAGCTATTCAGAACGCGTACGGCATTCCCCGGCACAGCGACGGGATGACCCGCGTGAACGTCGGCTGCATCGAAGGCGGCACCGCGAGCAACGTCGTCGCCGAGGAGGTCACGATCGAAGCCGAGGTCCGCGGCGAGACGACCGCGCTGATGGAGTACATGCGCACGGAACTCGAACGGGTACTGTACGCTGCCGCCGAGATGCACGACTGCGACGTCACGCCGCGGGTGATCAGCGAGTCGCCCCGCGTCGACAGCCATCCCGCCCTGCGCGACCTCGTCGGAAACGTCGCGTGGGAGGTCGAGGGCGTCGAACGAGTGGTCTCCACGGAAGACTTCGGCGTGAGCGAGGACGTCACCTACCTGATGGAGCGCGTCCAGGACGACGGCGGACTGGCGACGTACGTCCTGATCGGCACCGATCACCCGACGAGCCACCACACGCCGACGTTCGACGTCGACGAGCGCAGTCTCGATATCGGGGTGGCGCTGCTGTCCGAGACGGCTATCGAACTCTCCCGCCGGCGCCCGTAA
- a CDS encoding BCCT family transporter — protein MSDAEKGAVDTFLEEIDPTVFLFGALLTVGVIAAFFVSPGSVESGITSLNDSLLGAFNWALLVIVFLIVVFLLFLIVGPWGKIRLGDESPEYSFLSFFAMLYSAGFAAGVVFWGPTEALFYYDNPSPLFGGVEGGSAEAMTVAVQQTLFHWALPQLAVFTIMGIAIGYFAYNYENVPLRVSSALTPIIGAENLDGPFAKVVDILAVFATIGGVATSLGFIGSQFITGLDYQWGINMGNAGILLVVTMMTLLFTTSMVLGVDRGIRRLSNFNMVLFVILMFATFIVGPTLFLILLGTQAFGGMITDFVSMSLFTGAGAFGGGNPEATNWMNDWTVFYWAWALSWSPFAGLFIARISKGRTVREVAFTGIVATSAATIPWFTFVGGTSVWAHHNGVADFSAVMAGEAGAEVSGFILFEAFPFGTVFMIAFMILVTTFFITSADSSTLAVSMMTTGGKARPSSINRIFWGVVLGMTAAILMILGGTGSANTLQQAAIITGTPFAFVCFIAMLSLIRDFGSNYGQVLLQDETVLVGSSTKTETEPPTGPGGPVESDDD, from the coding sequence ATGAGTGACGCTGAGAAGGGAGCGGTCGACACCTTCCTCGAGGAGATCGATCCGACGGTCTTCCTGTTCGGGGCGCTGTTGACCGTCGGCGTGATCGCCGCGTTCTTCGTCAGTCCGGGTTCCGTCGAGAGCGGTATCACGTCCCTGAACGATTCGCTGCTCGGGGCGTTTAACTGGGCGCTGCTGGTGATCGTGTTCCTGATCGTCGTATTCCTCCTGTTCCTGATCGTGGGCCCCTGGGGGAAGATCAGGCTCGGCGACGAGTCGCCGGAGTACAGTTTCCTGTCGTTCTTCGCGATGCTGTACTCGGCAGGGTTCGCGGCGGGCGTCGTGTTCTGGGGGCCGACCGAGGCGCTGTTCTACTACGACAACCCCTCGCCGCTGTTCGGCGGCGTCGAGGGCGGTTCGGCCGAAGCGATGACCGTTGCCGTCCAGCAGACGCTGTTCCACTGGGCGCTCCCCCAGCTCGCGGTGTTTACGATCATGGGGATCGCGATCGGCTACTTCGCGTACAACTACGAGAACGTCCCGCTGCGGGTGTCCTCGGCGCTCACGCCGATCATCGGTGCCGAGAACCTCGACGGGCCGTTCGCGAAGGTCGTCGACATCCTCGCGGTCTTCGCGACGATCGGTGGCGTGGCCACGTCGCTCGGCTTCATCGGTAGCCAGTTCATCACCGGACTCGACTACCAGTGGGGCATCAACATGGGGAACGCCGGTATCCTCCTCGTGGTGACGATGATGACGCTGCTGTTTACGACCTCGATGGTGCTGGGGGTCGACAGGGGGATTCGCCGACTCTCGAACTTCAACATGGTCCTCTTCGTCATCCTCATGTTCGCGACGTTCATCGTCGGCCCGACGCTGTTCCTGATCCTGCTCGGGACGCAGGCCTTCGGCGGGATGATCACCGACTTCGTCTCGATGAGCCTCTTCACCGGCGCCGGCGCCTTCGGTGGAGGCAATCCGGAAGCCACGAACTGGATGAACGACTGGACCGTCTTCTACTGGGCGTGGGCGCTCTCGTGGTCGCCGTTCGCGGGCCTGTTCATCGCCCGCATCTCCAAGGGTCGGACCGTCCGTGAAGTCGCGTTCACCGGTATCGTCGCGACGTCTGCGGCCACCATCCCGTGGTTCACGTTCGTCGGCGGCACCTCCGTCTGGGCCCATCACAACGGCGTCGCCGACTTCAGCGCGGTGATGGCGGGCGAAGCCGGCGCGGAGGTCTCCGGCTTCATCCTGTTCGAGGCGTTCCCGTTCGGGACGGTGTTCATGATCGCGTTCATGATCCTCGTGACGACGTTCTTCATCACGTCCGCGGACTCCTCGACGCTGGCCGTCTCGATGATGACGACCGGCGGGAAGGCCCGGCCGTCGTCGATCAACCGCATCTTCTGGGGCGTCGTCCTCGGGATGACCGCGGCGATCCTGATGATTCTCGGCGGGACTGGCAGTGCGAACACGCTCCAGCAGGCGGCGATCATCACCGGCACGCCCTTCGCCTTCGTCTGCTTCATCGCGATGCTCTCGCTGATCAGGGACTTCGGATCGAATTACGGCCAGGTGTTACTCCAGGACGAGACCGTCCTCGTCGGCTCGAGTACGAAAACGGAAACCGAACCGCCGACCGGTCCAGGCGGCCCCGTCGAGTCGGACGACGACTGA
- a CDS encoding aminotransferase class III-fold pyridoxal phosphate-dependent enzyme, which produces MDRDTAEPDADALPGPNAQRWVDFHQEYSAPSEYSHEFVWDVTREADGPFVTDVDGNVLLDFTCHIGAAPLGYNNEKVLEKVREFDLVEPMKIAGQDMYFGSGPDPEDAAFPGSSHLMEKLTEVSSQYGMDTVFLSNSGAEAMENSMKITHDYRAPAKYGVAFGGSFHGRTLGTLSLTKSKAVYTHHYPEISGIETVPFCADRGCDASRCDCGFFAGGDSQLRSMLAPEGGHVEPDEVAFLALEPIQGVGGYRFPSEAFMQEVADVTDTYDIPLVVDEIQSGVGRTGEIWASDHYPIEPDVIASAKALRVGATISRTEIFPDEKNRLGSTFGGGDLLGSMMGAFTLEAIEEHDLLDNATRRGKQAKEHLRDDAPEYVEDVRGKGLMLAVEFDTAERRTAVVQAALERGLLTLGCGEKTIRLLPPLDSTDREIELGIGIFLEAIEAVGPSARVA; this is translated from the coding sequence ATGGATAGGGACACGGCGGAACCCGACGCGGACGCGCTTCCGGGTCCGAACGCGCAGCGGTGGGTCGACTTCCACCAGGAGTACTCGGCTCCCAGCGAGTACTCCCACGAATTCGTCTGGGACGTGACTCGCGAGGCCGACGGACCGTTCGTCACCGACGTCGACGGGAACGTTCTTCTCGACTTTACCTGCCACATCGGCGCGGCACCGCTCGGCTACAACAACGAGAAGGTCCTCGAAAAGGTCCGCGAGTTCGACCTCGTCGAACCGATGAAGATCGCGGGCCAGGACATGTACTTCGGATCCGGACCCGACCCCGAAGACGCCGCCTTCCCTGGCTCGAGTCACCTCATGGAGAAGCTGACCGAGGTTTCGAGCCAGTACGGAATGGACACCGTCTTCCTCTCGAACTCCGGCGCGGAGGCCATGGAGAACTCGATGAAGATTACCCACGACTACCGGGCACCGGCGAAATACGGCGTCGCGTTCGGCGGCAGCTTCCACGGCCGCACCCTCGGCACCCTGTCGCTGACGAAATCCAAGGCGGTCTACACGCACCACTACCCCGAAATCAGTGGGATCGAGACGGTTCCGTTCTGTGCCGATCGGGGCTGTGACGCGAGTCGCTGTGACTGCGGCTTCTTCGCGGGCGGCGACTCGCAGTTGCGGTCGATGCTCGCACCCGAAGGCGGCCACGTCGAACCCGACGAGGTCGCGTTCCTCGCGCTCGAGCCGATCCAGGGCGTCGGCGGCTACCGCTTCCCGAGCGAGGCGTTCATGCAGGAGGTCGCGGACGTCACCGATACTTACGACATCCCGCTGGTCGTCGACGAGATCCAGTCCGGCGTCGGCCGAACCGGCGAGATCTGGGCCTCCGACCACTACCCGATCGAACCGGACGTCATCGCCAGCGCGAAAGCCCTTCGCGTCGGCGCGACCATCTCCCGCACCGAAATCTTCCCCGACGAGAAGAATCGCCTGGGTTCCACCTTCGGCGGCGGCGACCTGCTCGGCTCGATGATGGGCGCGTTCACCCTCGAGGCCATCGAGGAACACGACCTGCTGGACAACGCCACCCGACGCGGGAAGCAGGCCAAAGAGCACCTGCGCGACGACGCACCCGAGTACGTCGAGGACGTCCGCGGCAAGGGCCTGATGCTCGCCGTCGAATTCGATACTGCGGAGCGTCGGACCGCCGTCGTCCAGGCGGCCCTCGAGCGCGGCCTGCTGACCCTCGGTTGCGGCGAGAAGACGATCCGGCTGCTCCCGCCGCTGGACTCGACCGACCGCGAGATCGAACTGGGGATCGGTATCTTCCTGGAGGCGATCGAGGCCGTCGGTCCGAGTGCCAGGGTGGCGTAA
- the ilvA gene encoding threonine ammonia-lyase, translated as MSRDQSTSDPPVTVADVEAARERITDVVHRTPLDTSRTFAELSGATSIGLKLENVQRTGSFKIRGAYNRMAQLSAAERERGVISSSAGNHAQGVALAGDLLDIETTIVVPEVTPAAKIEATRGYGAEVVVEGDIYERSYEYALERAAETDETFVHPFDDEAIVAGQGTIGLELLEQYPEIDTVLVAIGGGGLVGGIGTALKAAERDIRVIGVQPEGAAHAKPSLEADAIHELEDVDTVAEGIADTRMLETTFEIAREVVDDVVSVSDREIAAAVTLLAERAKTVVESAGAAPLAAALSDEVALDGEHVGVVVSGGNVNLTDHAELTRTGLHELERYAEARLALADWPTAVGDVAATVESAGAELDALERARRTAVDHPNRTPVTIGLEGSGPEHVDGALEALSELEGVSIVDRSLE; from the coding sequence ATGAGCAGAGATCAAAGCACGAGCGATCCCCCCGTCACCGTCGCGGACGTCGAGGCGGCCCGGGAGCGCATTACAGACGTCGTCCACCGGACCCCGCTCGACACCTCGCGGACCTTCGCCGAACTGAGCGGCGCGACCTCGATCGGGCTCAAACTCGAGAACGTCCAGCGGACGGGTTCGTTCAAGATCCGCGGGGCGTACAACAGGATGGCCCAGCTCTCCGCCGCGGAACGGGAACGGGGCGTCATCTCCTCGAGCGCGGGCAATCACGCGCAGGGAGTGGCGCTGGCCGGCGATCTGCTCGACATCGAAACGACGATCGTCGTCCCGGAGGTAACCCCCGCGGCGAAGATCGAGGCCACCCGCGGCTACGGTGCCGAGGTCGTCGTCGAGGGCGACATCTACGAGCGGTCCTACGAGTACGCCCTCGAACGAGCCGCCGAGACCGACGAGACGTTCGTTCACCCCTTCGACGACGAGGCGATCGTCGCCGGCCAGGGGACGATCGGGCTCGAACTGCTCGAGCAGTACCCCGAGATCGACACCGTGCTGGTCGCGATCGGCGGGGGCGGGCTCGTCGGCGGGATCGGAACGGCCCTGAAAGCCGCCGAGCGTGACATTCGTGTGATCGGCGTACAGCCGGAGGGCGCCGCCCACGCGAAGCCGTCGCTCGAGGCCGACGCGATCCACGAACTCGAGGACGTCGACACCGTCGCGGAGGGGATCGCGGACACGCGCATGCTCGAGACGACCTTCGAAATCGCCCGCGAGGTCGTCGACGACGTGGTCAGCGTGAGCGATCGGGAAATCGCCGCTGCAGTCACCTTGCTGGCCGAGCGCGCGAAGACGGTCGTCGAGAGCGCCGGGGCAGCGCCGCTCGCGGCTGCGTTGTCGGACGAGGTGGCCCTCGATGGCGAGCACGTCGGCGTCGTCGTCTCCGGCGGGAACGTGAACCTCACCGACCACGCCGAACTGACTCGGACCGGCCTCCACGAACTCGAGCGCTACGCCGAGGCCCGACTCGCGCTCGCGGACTGGCCGACGGCCGTCGGCGACGTCGCTGCCACCGTCGAATCGGCGGGTGCCGAACTGGACGCCCTCGAGCGCGCCCGTCGAACCGCAGTCGACCACCCGAATCGGACGCCCGTCACGATCGGACTCGAGGGAAGCGGTCCCGAACACGTAGACGGCGCGCTCGAGGCGCTCTCGGAACTCGAGGGTGTCTCGATCGTCGACCGATCGCTCGAATAG
- a CDS encoding amidohydrolase: MTDPIRDRLATVRRSFHRHPEPAWREFFTTAQLVEEIRAIGVDELAVGPDAYDPADRMAGGNTGAVAVLERGEGPAIGLRVDIDGLFIEESTDEAHDPAAEGFRSEIDGTMHACGHDAHMTWGLAVLEAIEASDFAGRLVVFFQPAEEISGGGFPMAKSEFADDLDYLLAVHVGLDHPTGEVVAGIEKPLAMCHVDATIEGTSAHAGKAPNEGANAMHAMGTAIENAYGIPRHSDGMTRVNVGKAEAGSASNVIAEHAHMAAEARGETTELMEYVKRRLERTIRSAATMHGCRADVDVVSESPRADSDAELQALVSEIATGVGGIERVLPAADFGASEDATFLMERVQDDGGLATYVIVGTDHPTSHHTPTFDVDERSLEHGVEVLVGTIRELEARHPVAQAEDGIEV, translated from the coding sequence ATGACCGACCCGATTCGGGACCGACTCGCGACGGTTCGTCGCAGCTTCCACCGCCACCCCGAACCAGCGTGGCGCGAATTCTTCACCACGGCCCAGCTCGTCGAGGAGATCCGTGCGATCGGCGTCGACGAACTGGCCGTCGGCCCCGACGCCTACGACCCCGCCGATCGGATGGCCGGCGGCAACACCGGCGCGGTCGCCGTCCTCGAGCGCGGCGAGGGACCTGCGATCGGGCTGCGCGTCGACATCGACGGCCTGTTCATCGAGGAATCGACCGACGAAGCACACGACCCCGCGGCCGAGGGCTTTCGATCGGAGATCGACGGGACCATGCACGCCTGCGGCCACGACGCCCACATGACCTGGGGGCTGGCCGTCCTCGAGGCGATCGAGGCGAGCGACTTCGCGGGCCGTCTGGTCGTCTTCTTCCAGCCGGCCGAGGAGATTTCCGGCGGCGGCTTCCCGATGGCCAAGAGCGAGTTCGCCGACGATCTCGACTACCTGCTGGCCGTCCACGTCGGTCTCGACCACCCCACGGGCGAGGTCGTCGCCGGCATCGAGAAACCGCTCGCGATGTGCCACGTCGACGCGACGATCGAGGGGACCTCCGCCCACGCCGGGAAGGCACCAAACGAAGGGGCCAACGCCATGCACGCGATGGGAACGGCGATCGAGAACGCGTACGGGATCCCTCGCCACAGCGACGGGATGACCCGCGTGAACGTCGGCAAGGCCGAGGCGGGGTCAGCGAGTAACGTCATCGCCGAGCACGCCCACATGGCGGCCGAAGCGCGGGGCGAGACCACCGAACTGATGGAGTACGTGAAACGGCGCCTCGAGCGGACGATCAGGTCCGCCGCCACGATGCACGGCTGCCGGGCCGACGTCGACGTGGTCAGCGAGTCGCCGCGGGCCGACAGCGACGCCGAACTCCAGGCGCTGGTGAGCGAAATTGCGACCGGCGTCGGGGGAATCGAGCGCGTGCTGCCGGCCGCCGATTTCGGCGCGAGCGAGGACGCGACCTTCCTGATGGAGCGCGTCCAGGACGACGGCGGACTGGCGACGTACGTGATCGTCGGTACCGATCACCCGACGAGCCACCACACGCCGACGTTCGACGTCGACGAGCGCAGCCTCGAACACGGCGTCGAGGTGCTCGTCGGGACGATCCGCGAACTCGAGGCCCGACACCCGGTGGCGCAGGCGGAGGACGGAATCGAGGTATGA